A window of the Streptomyces sp. Ag109_O5-10 genome harbors these coding sequences:
- a CDS encoding PhzF family phenazine biosynthesis protein, giving the protein MTDYDVLRVFCAANGGYGNELGVVRDGSLLPDREDRQALAAKLGFSETVFVDDPERGVVDIYTPTLRLPFAGHPCVGTAWLLDVPELVTPAGVVGARLDGEFSWIEALPEWVPPRTLRQYAKAAEVDALPVPAPGEWIYAWAWEDESAGRVRARAFPGRNDGIDEDEATGAAALLLTAQLGRALNITQGRGSQILTAPQPYGWVEIGGRVLLEGPERQPGISR; this is encoded by the coding sequence GTGACTGATTACGACGTGCTGCGTGTCTTCTGCGCGGCGAACGGCGGCTACGGCAACGAGCTGGGGGTCGTCCGGGACGGTTCCCTGCTGCCCGACCGGGAGGACCGGCAGGCGCTGGCGGCCAAGCTCGGGTTCAGCGAGACCGTGTTCGTCGACGACCCCGAGCGCGGGGTCGTCGACATCTACACCCCCACCCTCCGCCTGCCGTTCGCCGGCCACCCCTGCGTCGGCACGGCGTGGCTGCTGGACGTGCCCGAACTGGTCACCCCGGCCGGCGTGGTCGGCGCCCGGCTGGACGGGGAGTTCAGCTGGATCGAGGCGCTCCCGGAGTGGGTCCCGCCGCGCACCCTGCGCCAGTACGCCAAGGCCGCGGAGGTCGACGCGCTGCCCGTGCCCGCGCCGGGGGAGTGGATCTACGCCTGGGCCTGGGAGGACGAGTCGGCCGGGCGGGTCCGCGCCCGCGCCTTCCCCGGCCGGAACGACGGCATCGACGAGGACGAGGCGACCGGGGCGGCCGCCCTGCTGCTCACCGCGCAGCTGGGCCGGGCCCTGAACATCACCCAGGGCCGGGGTTCGCAGATCCTGACCGCGCCGCAGCCGTACGGCTGGGTGGAGATCGGCGGGCGGGTCCTCCTGGAGGGCCCGGAGAGGCAGCCGGGGATCAGCCGGTGA
- a CDS encoding bifunctional DNA primase/polymerase, with protein sequence MSARFGGPTGRQGRLSQWLRGRRPEQAATADEPGRAALLLAAAEAGLPLAPAAHPAPGYGCSCDRVGCPTPARHPVSFAWQTQSTTDRAQIERWARHQPQANFITATGMSHDVLDVPLEPGLQALERLLANGVEVGPVAESDDGRLLFFTLTRGTPEDEDEWWPCELDCRPETMDEHPGLRWHCRGSYVLVPPARLSGGDGGLRVHWVRGPEHALPDPLSLLEILTDACARHAGEEADQVAAAWPLRH encoded by the coding sequence ATGAGCGCGAGGTTCGGCGGCCCGACCGGCCGGCAGGGCAGACTCTCCCAGTGGCTCCGCGGCCGCCGCCCCGAGCAGGCCGCCACCGCCGACGAACCGGGCCGCGCGGCGCTGCTGCTCGCCGCCGCCGAGGCGGGCCTCCCGCTGGCCCCCGCCGCACACCCCGCCCCCGGCTACGGCTGCTCCTGCGACCGCGTCGGCTGTCCCACCCCGGCCCGGCACCCGGTGTCGTTCGCGTGGCAGACGCAGTCCACCACCGACCGCGCCCAGATCGAGCGCTGGGCCCGGCACCAGCCGCAGGCCAACTTCATCACCGCGACCGGCATGAGCCACGACGTCCTGGACGTGCCCCTGGAGCCCGGCCTGCAGGCCCTGGAACGGCTGCTCGCGAACGGCGTCGAGGTCGGCCCGGTCGCCGAGAGCGACGACGGCCGCCTGCTCTTCTTCACCCTCACCCGCGGCACCCCCGAGGACGAGGACGAGTGGTGGCCCTGCGAGCTGGACTGCCGCCCCGAGACCATGGACGAGCACCCGGGGCTGCGCTGGCACTGCCGGGGCTCCTACGTCCTCGTACCGCCCGCCAGGCTGTCCGGCGGCGACGGCGGTCTGCGGGTGCACTGGGTACGCGGGCCCGAGCACGCGCTGCCCGACCCGCTGAGCCTGCTGGAGATCCTCACGGACGCGTGCGCGCGGCATGCCGGTGAGGAGGCCGACCAGGTCGCTGCCGCTTGGCCACTCCGACACTGA
- a CDS encoding heme oxygenase (biliverdin-producing) codes for MDSFSTLIRTASHEQHVAAETSTFMSDLLAGRLGVEAYARYTEQLWFVYDALEGAAGRLAADPVAGPFVRPELFRLAALERDLAHLRGAGWRTGLTALPATEEYAARVRECAERWPAGYVAHHYTRYLGDLSGGQIIRDRAERTWGFRRKGDGVRFYVFEHIANPAAFKRGYRELLDAVDADELEKQRVVAECKRAFVLNTAVFRELGEEFPLSA; via the coding sequence ATGGACTCCTTCTCGACACTCATCCGCACCGCGTCCCATGAGCAGCACGTGGCGGCGGAGACCTCGACGTTCATGAGCGACCTGCTGGCCGGCCGGCTCGGTGTGGAGGCGTACGCCCGTTACACCGAGCAGCTGTGGTTCGTGTACGACGCGCTGGAGGGCGCGGCCGGGCGGCTGGCGGCGGACCCGGTGGCCGGGCCGTTCGTGCGGCCCGAGCTGTTCCGGCTGGCCGCGCTGGAGCGGGACCTGGCGCACCTGCGCGGGGCCGGATGGCGGACCGGACTGACGGCGCTGCCGGCGACGGAGGAGTACGCGGCACGGGTGCGGGAGTGCGCCGAGCGCTGGCCCGCCGGCTACGTCGCCCACCACTACACCCGCTACCTCGGCGACCTCTCCGGCGGCCAGATCATCCGCGACCGGGCCGAGCGGACCTGGGGTTTCCGGCGCAAGGGCGACGGCGTCCGGTTCTACGTCTTCGAGCACATCGCCAACCCGGCCGCCTTCAAGCGGGGTTACCGCGAACTGCTGGACGCGGTGGACGCCGACGAGCTGGAGAAGCAGCGCGTCGTCGCCGAGTGCAAGCGGGCCTTCGTCCTCAACACGGCGGTGTTCCGGGAACTGGGCGAGGAGTTCCCGCTGTCGGCGTGA
- the map gene encoding type I methionyl aminopeptidase: protein MSGQSLLVPGELSPTRSVPGNIRRPEYVGKPAPTPYTGPEVQTPETIEAMRIAGRIAAQAMEEAAKIIAPGVTTDELDRVAHAYMCDHGAYPSTLGYRGFPKSLCTSVNEVICHGIPDSTVLQDGDIVNLDVTAYIGGVHGDNNATYLVGDVDEESRLLVERARESLNRAIKAVRPGRQINIIGRVIESYAKRFGYGVVRDFTGHGINSSFHSGLIIPHYDSPHATTVMQPGMTFTIEPMLTLGTHEYDMWDDGWTVVTKDRRRTAQFEHTLVVTDTGAEILTLP from the coding sequence ATGTCTGGCCAGTCGCTGCTCGTACCAGGGGAGCTCTCTCCCACCCGTTCGGTACCCGGAAACATCCGCCGCCCCGAGTACGTCGGCAAACCCGCGCCGACCCCGTACACCGGGCCGGAGGTGCAGACCCCGGAGACCATCGAGGCGATGCGGATCGCCGGCCGTATCGCCGCGCAGGCGATGGAGGAGGCCGCGAAGATCATCGCGCCGGGTGTGACGACGGACGAACTCGACCGGGTGGCGCACGCGTACATGTGCGACCACGGGGCCTACCCGTCCACGCTCGGCTACCGCGGCTTCCCCAAGTCCCTGTGCACCAGCGTCAACGAGGTCATCTGCCACGGCATTCCGGACTCGACGGTGCTCCAGGACGGTGACATCGTCAACCTGGACGTGACCGCGTACATCGGCGGGGTGCACGGCGACAACAACGCCACCTACCTGGTCGGGGACGTGGACGAGGAGAGCCGGCTCCTTGTGGAGCGGGCCCGGGAGTCCCTGAACCGGGCGATCAAGGCGGTCCGGCCGGGCCGGCAGATCAACATCATCGGCCGGGTCATCGAGTCGTACGCGAAGCGCTTCGGGTACGGAGTGGTGCGGGACTTCACCGGACACGGCATCAACTCCTCGTTCCACTCGGGGCTGATCATCCCGCACTACGACAGCCCGCACGCGACGACCGTGATGCAGCCCGGGATGACCTTCACGATCGAGCCGATGCTGACGCTCGGGACCCACGAGTACGACATGTGGGACGACGGCTGGACCGTCGTCACCAAGGACCGCAGGCGCACCGCGCAGTTCGAGCACACGCTGGTGGTGACGGACACCGGCGCGGAGATCCTGACCCTGCCGTAA
- a CDS encoding exo-alpha-sialidase: protein MSDAEASIPFRAGEEGYASFRIPAVVVSRAGTVLAFCEGRVDSAADHGHIDVVLKRSTDGGRTWGPLQVAADNGTDLAGNPAPVVLDTGRILLVHVRSAASATEDAILRGQVSDADGRRVWVRHSDDDGVTWSAPVEITQSVKKPGWRWYATTPGHAIQLRSGRVVVAASHTLPPTGTDNGTEGRYNSGHCLLSDDHGATWYLGYVDENTDGYINVNETTAAELPDGRVYFNTRNDSPAPGNRADAHSADGGRTLVKPFRPQAGLTAPVCQASVLQLRDPDVLLYSGPGDPGARALMTVRASADGGTTWRAVYTVDGLPAAYSDLTRIDAATVGLLYETGDFSAYTTITFRRVPVNRLT, encoded by the coding sequence ATGAGTGACGCAGAAGCAAGCATTCCCTTTCGCGCGGGCGAAGAGGGCTACGCCAGTTTCCGGATCCCGGCGGTGGTGGTCTCCCGGGCGGGCACCGTGCTCGCCTTCTGCGAGGGGAGGGTCGACTCCGCGGCCGACCACGGGCACATCGACGTGGTGCTGAAGAGGTCGACGGACGGCGGGCGCACCTGGGGGCCGCTCCAGGTGGCGGCGGACAACGGGACCGATCTCGCCGGGAACCCGGCCCCCGTCGTCCTCGACACCGGCCGCATCCTGCTCGTGCACGTCCGCAGCGCCGCGTCCGCCACCGAGGACGCCATCCTGCGCGGGCAGGTGTCCGACGCCGACGGGCGGCGGGTGTGGGTGCGGCACAGCGACGACGACGGGGTCACCTGGTCCGCGCCGGTGGAGATCACCCAGTCCGTGAAGAAGCCCGGGTGGCGGTGGTACGCCACCACGCCGGGGCACGCGATCCAGTTGCGTTCGGGACGGGTCGTCGTGGCCGCCAGCCACACCCTGCCGCCCACCGGCACGGACAACGGCACGGAGGGCAGGTACAACAGCGGGCACTGCCTGCTCAGCGACGACCACGGGGCGACCTGGTACCTCGGCTACGTGGACGAGAACACCGACGGGTACATCAACGTCAACGAGACCACCGCAGCCGAACTGCCCGACGGGCGCGTCTACTTCAACACGCGCAACGATTCCCCGGCGCCGGGGAACAGGGCCGACGCCCACTCGGCGGACGGCGGCCGCACGCTGGTGAAGCCCTTCCGGCCGCAGGCCGGGCTGACCGCGCCCGTCTGCCAGGCGAGCGTGCTCCAACTCCGCGATCCCGACGTGCTGCTGTACTCCGGGCCGGGCGATCCGGGGGCCCGGGCCCTGATGACGGTCCGCGCCTCCGCCGACGGCGGCACCACCTGGCGGGCCGTGTACACGGTCGACGGGCTGCCCGCCGCCTACTCCGACCTGACGCGGATCGACGCGGCCACCGTCGGGCTGCTCTACGAGACGGGCGACTTCAGCGCGTACACGACGATCACGTTCCGCCGGGTGCCCGTGAACCGGCTCACCTGA
- the efeB gene encoding iron uptake transporter deferrochelatase/peroxidase subunit has translation MGDKATPSRRAVIGWGGAGLALGAAVAGGAVAAAESGGDDAGPATAVAFHGANQAGIATPVQDRLHFAAFDVKTDDRAEFVQLLKDWTAAARRMTAGRAVGEGAYGGLAEAPPDDTGEALGLSPSRLTLTIGFGPSFFERFGLGGQRPAALVELPKFPGDNLDASRSGGDLCIQACADDPQVAVHAIRNLARIGFGKVAIRWSQLGFGKTSSTTPDAQTPRNLMGFKDGTRNIAGTETDRLKKFVWVGDGDGPGWMSGGSYLVARRIRMNIETWDRTSLQEQEDVFGRDKGEGAPVGKAKEHDEPFLKAMKPDAHVRLAHPDSNGGITILRRGYSFTDGTDGLGRLDAGLFFLAYMRDVGKGFIPLQRKLSASDALNEYIQHVGSAVFAVPPGVRDKDDWWGRTLFSESSESAKPAESAKGA, from the coding sequence ATGGGTGACAAAGCCACTCCCTCGCGTCGGGCGGTCATCGGCTGGGGCGGCGCCGGACTCGCGCTGGGCGCCGCCGTGGCCGGGGGCGCGGTGGCCGCGGCCGAGTCCGGCGGCGACGACGCCGGGCCCGCCACCGCCGTCGCGTTCCACGGCGCCAACCAGGCCGGTATCGCCACCCCGGTCCAGGACCGGCTGCACTTCGCCGCGTTCGACGTGAAGACCGACGACCGGGCCGAGTTCGTACAGCTGCTGAAGGACTGGACGGCCGCGGCCCGGCGGATGACCGCGGGCAGGGCCGTCGGCGAGGGCGCGTACGGCGGGCTCGCCGAGGCGCCCCCGGACGACACCGGTGAGGCCCTCGGGCTCAGTCCGTCCCGGCTGACGCTGACGATCGGCTTCGGGCCGTCCTTCTTCGAGAGGTTCGGACTCGGCGGACAGCGACCCGCCGCCCTCGTCGAGCTGCCGAAGTTCCCCGGGGACAACCTCGACGCGTCCCGTAGCGGCGGCGATCTCTGCATCCAGGCCTGCGCCGACGATCCGCAGGTCGCCGTGCACGCCATCCGCAACCTCGCCCGGATCGGCTTCGGCAAGGTCGCCATCCGCTGGTCCCAGCTCGGCTTCGGGAAGACCTCGTCCACGACCCCTGACGCCCAGACGCCCCGCAACCTCATGGGGTTCAAGGACGGCACCCGCAACATCGCGGGGACCGAGACCGACCGGCTGAAGAAGTTCGTGTGGGTCGGGGACGGGGACGGACCCGGGTGGATGAGCGGGGGGTCGTACCTCGTCGCCCGGCGGATCCGCATGAACATCGAGACCTGGGACCGGACCTCGCTGCAGGAGCAGGAGGACGTGTTCGGCCGGGACAAGGGCGAGGGCGCCCCGGTCGGCAAGGCCAAGGAGCACGACGAGCCGTTCCTGAAGGCCATGAAGCCCGACGCCCACGTACGGCTCGCGCATCCGGACTCCAACGGCGGCATCACCATCCTGCGCCGCGGCTACTCCTTCACCGACGGGACGGACGGGCTCGGGCGGCTCGACGCCGGGCTGTTCTTCCTGGCCTACATGCGTGACGTCGGCAAGGGGTTCATCCCGCTCCAGCGCAAGCTGTCGGCGTCCGACGCGCTCAACGAGTACATCCAGCACGTGGGTTCGGCGGTCTTCGCGGTCCCGCCCGGCGTCCGGGACAAGGACGACTGGTGGGGCCGGACGCTGTTCTCCGAGTCCTCCGAGTCCGCAAAGCCCGCCGAGTCCGCCAAGGGGGCGTGA
- a CDS encoding MFS transporter — MSLLPDLAPWKASADFRRLWVSGLISTFGSFLTFVALPVQIKDLTGSAAAVGAIGAVELLPLILFGLYGGALADALDKRALIVRTEAAQGLLSAGLLVNALLPHPAVWPLYAVAALSAALVSVQRPALDSLLPRIVAHDDLPAAAALNSFRWTVGGVAGPAVAGLVVAYAGLGWAYGADLVTFVVSVALVVGIAPSPASHEAAKPSLRSIAEGARYAWNRKELLGTYAVDLAAMFLAMPLAVLPFLADELDADWSLGLMYASIPAGSLLVGLVSGWTSRVRRHGRMVVLAAALWGLAIAAAGAVANVWLVLLLLAVAGGCDMVSGIFRAAMWNQTIPDELRGRLAGIELLSYSVGPTLGQVRSGSMAGWLGVRASVGAGGLLCTGAVGLLALCLPALMSYDAQTNEHAVRLRARRTAGPAPGLAADPAQPS; from the coding sequence GTGAGTCTCCTCCCCGACCTAGCCCCCTGGAAGGCCTCCGCCGACTTCCGGCGACTGTGGGTCTCCGGCCTGATCAGCACCTTCGGGAGTTTCCTGACGTTCGTCGCGCTCCCGGTGCAGATCAAGGACCTCACCGGTTCCGCGGCCGCGGTGGGCGCCATCGGCGCTGTCGAACTGCTCCCGCTCATCCTCTTCGGCCTCTACGGCGGCGCCCTCGCCGACGCCCTCGACAAGCGCGCCCTGATCGTCCGGACCGAGGCCGCTCAGGGGCTGCTCAGCGCGGGCCTGCTGGTGAACGCGCTGCTGCCGCACCCGGCGGTCTGGCCGCTGTACGCGGTCGCGGCCCTGTCCGCCGCCCTCGTCTCGGTCCAGCGCCCCGCCCTCGACTCCCTGCTGCCGAGGATCGTCGCCCACGACGACCTCCCGGCCGCGGCTGCCCTCAACTCCTTCCGCTGGACGGTCGGCGGCGTCGCGGGCCCCGCCGTCGCCGGCCTGGTCGTGGCCTACGCGGGCCTCGGCTGGGCGTACGGCGCCGACCTCGTCACGTTCGTCGTCTCCGTCGCCCTGGTCGTCGGCATCGCGCCGTCCCCGGCGTCCCACGAGGCCGCGAAGCCCTCCCTCCGCTCGATCGCCGAGGGCGCCCGTTACGCCTGGAACCGCAAGGAACTCCTCGGCACCTACGCGGTCGACCTCGCGGCCATGTTCCTGGCCATGCCGCTCGCGGTGCTGCCCTTCCTCGCCGACGAACTGGACGCGGACTGGTCGCTCGGCCTGATGTACGCGAGCATTCCGGCCGGTTCGCTCCTCGTGGGCCTGGTCAGCGGCTGGACCTCACGGGTGCGCAGGCACGGGCGGATGGTGGTGCTGGCGGCCGCGTTGTGGGGCCTCGCGATCGCCGCCGCCGGCGCCGTGGCGAACGTGTGGCTGGTCCTGCTCCTCCTCGCCGTCGCCGGCGGCTGCGACATGGTCAGCGGGATCTTCCGGGCCGCGATGTGGAACCAGACGATCCCCGACGAGCTGCGCGGCCGGCTCGCCGGGATCGAACTGCTGTCGTACTCGGTGGGCCCCACCCTCGGCCAGGTCCGCTCCGGCTCCATGGCCGGATGGCTCGGCGTGCGGGCGTCCGTCGGCGCGGGCGGCCTGCTGTGCACCGGTGCGGTCGGCCTGCTGGCCCTGTGCCTGCCCGCCCTGATGTCCTACGACGCGCAGACGAACGAACACGCCGTACGACTGCGCGCCCGGCGCACCGCCGGACCCGCACCCGGCCTCGCGGCCGACCCCGCCCAGCCCTCCTGA
- the efeO gene encoding iron uptake system protein EfeO, with translation MRAVRLTVTAAATVAALTALSACTAKSDAKGDDAIQVTAADAKCETSAKSVPAGHVTLAIENTGSKATEVEILFPDDRIVSEKENIGPGTKYTLTAEVKAGSYEIACRPGMKGHGVRQKLTVTGGAVAKRDPKLDAAVAAYREYAQEQADATIPKVQTFVDAVKAGNIEAAKDAYAPSRVGWETTEPIAESFGDIDPKTDTRVNDLEKGQKWTGWHALEKALWQDKKAGAEQKTLADELLADLKDWQKRVGKAEITPTSMANGAKELLDEVATGKVTGEEDRYSHTDLSDFKANVDGAQKAYELLKPVARQNDAALVTELDKEFAALDTLLDKYRTDKTSDGFVSYDTVTEAQRKELSDAVNALAEPLSKLAAAVVK, from the coding sequence ATGCGTGCCGTCCGACTCACCGTCACCGCCGCCGCCACCGTGGCCGCCCTGACCGCTCTCTCGGCCTGCACCGCGAAGAGCGACGCCAAGGGCGACGACGCGATCCAGGTCACCGCCGCCGACGCAAAGTGCGAGACGTCGGCGAAGTCGGTCCCGGCGGGGCACGTCACGCTCGCCATCGAGAACACGGGATCCAAGGCCACCGAGGTCGAGATCCTCTTCCCGGACGACCGGATCGTCTCCGAGAAGGAGAACATCGGGCCGGGGACCAAGTACACGCTGACCGCCGAGGTGAAGGCGGGGTCGTACGAGATAGCCTGCCGGCCGGGGATGAAGGGGCACGGCGTCCGGCAGAAGCTGACCGTCACCGGCGGCGCCGTCGCCAAGCGCGACCCGAAGCTGGACGCGGCCGTCGCCGCCTACCGCGAGTACGCGCAGGAGCAGGCCGACGCGACGATCCCGAAGGTGCAGACGTTCGTCGACGCCGTCAAGGCCGGGAACATCGAGGCCGCCAAGGACGCCTACGCCCCCTCCCGGGTCGGCTGGGAGACCACCGAGCCGATCGCCGAGTCGTTCGGGGACATCGACCCCAAGACGGACACCCGCGTCAACGACCTGGAGAAGGGCCAGAAGTGGACCGGCTGGCACGCGCTGGAGAAGGCGCTGTGGCAGGACAAGAAGGCCGGCGCCGAGCAGAAGACCCTCGCCGATGAGCTGCTCGCCGATCTGAAGGACTGGCAGAAGCGGGTCGGCAAGGCCGAGATCACCCCGACCTCCATGGCCAACGGCGCCAAGGAACTCCTCGACGAGGTCGCCACCGGCAAGGTCACCGGCGAGGAGGACCGCTACTCGCACACCGACCTGAGCGACTTCAAGGCCAACGTCGACGGCGCGCAGAAGGCGTACGAACTGCTCAAGCCGGTCGCCCGGCAGAACGACGCGGCGCTCGTCACCGAACTGGACAAGGAGTTCGCGGCGCTGGACACGCTGCTCGACAAGTACCGCACGGACAAGACCTCCGACGGCTTCGTCTCGTACGACACGGTCACCGAGGCGCAGCGCAAGGAACTGTCCGACGCGGTCAACGCCCTCGCCGAGCCGCTGTCCAAGCTCGCCGCGGCCGTGGTCAAGTAG
- the efeU gene encoding iron uptake transporter permease EfeU, which yields MFSNYLIGLREGLEASLVVCILIAYLVKTGRTDALKPIWIGIAVAVLIAMGFGCALEFGSQELTFEAQEALGGSLSIVAVGLVTWMVFWMRRTARHLKAELHGKLDAALAMGTGALVATAFLAVGREGLETALFVWASVHAASDGTPRPLIGVALGLASAVFLGWLFYRGALRINLAKFFTWTGAMLVVVAAGVLAYGFHDLQEADWIPGLTSQAFDISGTVPPDSWYGTLLKGVFNFQPDPTVLQVTVWLLYLVPTLAFFFAPVGFGSGKGKVKAPDDAPEDAPDEQGSRPSTAPQTPSA from the coding sequence GTGTTCTCCAACTACCTGATCGGTCTGCGGGAAGGCCTCGAGGCCTCGCTCGTCGTCTGCATCCTCATCGCCTACCTGGTCAAGACCGGGCGCACGGACGCCCTGAAGCCGATCTGGATCGGCATCGCGGTGGCGGTGCTGATCGCCATGGGCTTCGGGTGCGCGCTCGAATTCGGTTCCCAGGAGCTGACGTTCGAGGCACAGGAGGCGCTCGGCGGGTCCCTGTCCATCGTCGCGGTGGGCCTGGTGACCTGGATGGTGTTCTGGATGCGCCGCACCGCCCGGCACCTCAAGGCGGAGCTGCACGGCAAGCTGGACGCCGCCCTCGCGATGGGTACCGGCGCACTGGTCGCCACCGCCTTCCTCGCCGTCGGCCGGGAGGGCCTGGAGACCGCGCTGTTCGTGTGGGCCTCCGTGCACGCGGCCAGCGACGGCACCCCGCGCCCCCTGATCGGCGTGGCGCTCGGCCTGGCCAGCGCCGTGTTCCTCGGCTGGCTGTTCTACCGGGGCGCGCTGCGGATCAACCTCGCCAAGTTCTTCACCTGGACCGGCGCCATGCTGGTCGTGGTCGCGGCGGGCGTGCTGGCGTATGGTTTCCACGACCTCCAGGAGGCCGACTGGATCCCGGGACTGACCAGCCAGGCCTTCGACATCAGCGGCACCGTCCCGCCGGACAGCTGGTACGGGACGCTGCTGAAGGGCGTGTTCAACTTCCAGCCGGACCCGACCGTGCTCCAGGTCACGGTGTGGCTGCTGTACCTGGTCCCGACACTCGCGTTCTTCTTCGCCCCGGTAGGGTTCGGCTCCGGGAAGGGGAAGGTGAAGGCACCTGATGACGCACCTGAGGACGCACCTGACGAGCAGGGATCGCGCCCCTCGACGGCTCCGCAGACTCCGTCGGCGTGA
- a CDS encoding small ribosomal subunit Rsm22 family protein, producing MNHPIPAGPPADRLRAALSDLLDGLPPKQAAGAVERLIANYRGATPTDAPILRDRADVVAYAAYRMPATFEAVRSALAAFADALPQGWAPGSHVDVGGGTGAATWAVTDTWAGARPVTVLDWAEPALALGREIAAANPALRDARWQRSRIGAALTIESTDLVTVSYVLNELDEPDRAALVDAAAAAAQAVVIAEAGTPAGYARIIEARDRLIAAGFHVAAPCPHSAACPIAPGTDWCHFSARVSRSSLHRRVKGGSLPYEDEKFSYVAATRFPPAPAPARVVRRPQIRKGQVLLDLCETDERLHRTTVTKRHGDLYKAARDADWGDPWPPG from the coding sequence GTGAACCACCCCATCCCTGCCGGCCCACCGGCCGACCGGCTCCGCGCCGCGCTCTCCGACCTGCTCGACGGCCTCCCCCCGAAGCAGGCGGCCGGAGCCGTCGAGCGGCTGATCGCCAACTACCGCGGGGCCACCCCGACCGACGCACCGATCCTGCGGGACCGCGCGGACGTGGTGGCCTACGCCGCGTACCGGATGCCGGCGACCTTCGAGGCGGTACGGTCCGCGCTGGCGGCGTTCGCCGACGCGCTACCGCAGGGGTGGGCGCCGGGCAGCCACGTGGACGTCGGCGGCGGGACGGGAGCGGCGACCTGGGCGGTGACCGACACCTGGGCAGGCGCGCGGCCGGTGACGGTCCTCGACTGGGCCGAGCCGGCGCTGGCCCTCGGCCGGGAGATCGCCGCCGCGAACCCGGCACTCCGGGACGCGCGGTGGCAGCGCTCTCGGATCGGAGCGGCGCTCACCATCGAGAGCACCGATCTCGTCACGGTGTCGTACGTCCTCAACGAACTCGACGAGCCCGACCGAGCCGCCCTCGTCGACGCCGCCGCGGCCGCCGCGCAGGCCGTCGTCATCGCCGAGGCCGGCACCCCCGCCGGCTACGCCCGGATCATCGAGGCCCGCGACCGCCTGATCGCCGCCGGCTTCCACGTCGCCGCCCCCTGCCCGCACAGCGCCGCCTGCCCGATCGCCCCCGGCACGGACTGGTGCCACTTCTCGGCCCGGGTCAGCCGCTCCTCCCTGCACCGCCGGGTCAAGGGCGGCTCGCTGCCCTACGAGGACGAGAAGTTCAGCTACGTGGCCGCCACCCGCTTCCCGCCCGCCCCGGCACCGGCCCGGGTGGTCCGCCGCCCCCAGATCCGCAAGGGCCAGGTCCTGCTCGACCTGTGCGAGACCGACGAACGGCTGCACCGCACGACGGTCACCAAGCGCCACGGCGACCTGTACAAGGCGGCCCGGGACGCGGACTGGGGCGACCCGTGGCCACCCGGGTGA
- the npdG gene encoding NADPH-dependent F420 reductase: MTSTDSAQQPAADKAPAAAKDPWDLPDVSGLVVGVLGGTGPQGKGLAYRLARAGQKVIIGSRAAERAQAAADELGHGVEGADNAECARRSDLVIVAVPWDGHGKTLESLRGELAGKLVVDCVNPLGFDKKGAYALKPEEGSAAEQAAALLPDSRVTAAFHHLSAVLLQDPEIEEIDTDVMVLGEVRADVEVVQALAGRIPGMRGVFAGRLRNAHQVESLVANLISVNRRYKAHAGLRVTDV, from the coding sequence ATGACCTCTACCGACAGTGCACAGCAGCCGGCGGCCGACAAGGCTCCCGCGGCCGCCAAGGATCCCTGGGACCTGCCCGACGTCTCCGGTCTGGTCGTGGGTGTGCTCGGCGGCACCGGCCCGCAGGGCAAGGGCCTCGCCTACCGGCTGGCCCGGGCCGGCCAGAAGGTGATCATCGGCTCGCGGGCCGCCGAGCGCGCGCAGGCCGCCGCCGACGAGCTCGGGCACGGTGTCGAGGGCGCCGACAACGCCGAGTGCGCGCGCCGCAGCGACCTGGTGATCGTCGCCGTGCCGTGGGACGGGCACGGCAAGACGCTGGAGTCACTGCGCGGGGAACTGGCCGGCAAGCTGGTCGTGGACTGTGTCAACCCGCTCGGCTTCGACAAGAAGGGTGCCTACGCGCTGAAGCCGGAGGAGGGCAGTGCGGCGGAGCAGGCCGCTGCGCTGCTGCCGGACTCGCGGGTCACGGCCGCCTTCCACCACCTCTCCGCGGTGCTGCTCCAGGACCCGGAGATCGAGGAGATCGACACCGACGTGATGGTGCTCGGCGAGGTGCGGGCCGACGTCGAGGTCGTGCAGGCGCTGGCCGGCCGGATCCCGGGGATGCGGGGCGTCTTCGCGGGCCGGCTGCGCAACGCCCACCAGGTGGAGTCCCTGGTCGCGAACCTGATCTCGGTCAACCGCCGCTACAAGGCACACGCCGGGCTCCGGGTCACCGACGTCTGA